From Tachysurus fulvidraco isolate hzauxx_2018 chromosome 10, HZAU_PFXX_2.0, whole genome shotgun sequence, one genomic window encodes:
- the apba2a gene encoding amyloid-beta A4 precursor protein-binding family A member 2 isoform X1, with protein sequence MLLALSRFPAIAAVTIDTGWLLEFSLFNEVKSTVGIPLKPVMALRQSQGSGEVPDHTQCVSSLPEQTAKHFRDGGDPEEHHSSNTESQSSTPVPASFCPIDGSVSGEDFDHRDSFIHHDSMEEDSLSEYDNVGSEEEEEHDYEEDEELRTDADGMTYYVHCCPEDESYLEGIDCHVGTESNNRPSTSREPDTQGNSGDTWEFSEGFYEVIQQGTEELVHKCPEPITKSTFIQAPMAEDEEDEEEDADDVDEEDNDDDDDAVEEDETYFDYEQEKAGGNQDENVYKGQCDLEEDSKNPIQGSNYSNGLIRAEADLSRDYRVDKSIPEKCKGDAQRSLTGHRESNKKSNSEVKVDYSGNELGRVDKTSKPGSIFRGHQICKEDRGSRNCRLNAMTKPEDTENRDFKKRHSYRDDGREEREDRCSHVGSNSPEGSIGKGHGCPHSYRAKSRRDREWSVDTDKDMNQIVNEVKTKMNVGPQSTGTDRSIAKKSCDDKRISENSQVSLQKNQTSPRKEDNKGQATQSSPQHCTVNPQSETNTSASNHNQQGKRNHSFPSFVDVPGPCEPEDLIDGIIFAANYLGSTQLFSDRNPSKSVRMMQAQEAVDKVKCVDKESQSPIEVDLFISTKAIKVLNADTQETMVDDALRTISYIADIGSVVVLMARRRVSQSAALDCNETSLNSAEGRKQYRMICYVFESEDAQLIAQSIGQAFSMAYQEFLRANGINPKDLSQKDYSDILNSQEMYNDDLIHFSNSENCKELHLEKQKGEILGVVIVESGWGSILPTVILACMLNSGPAARSGKLNVGDQIMAVNDTSLVGLPLATCQGIIKGLKNQLQVKLSVVSCPPVTMVLIKRPDLQYPLGFSVQNGIICSLMRGGIAERGGVRVGHRIIEINGQSVVAMAHEKIVHALSVSVGEIHMKTMPAVMFRLLTGQETPMYI encoded by the exons ATGTTGCTGGCTTTGTCCAGGTTTCCTGCAATTGCTGCGGTTACCATCGATACGGGATGGCTACTGGAATTCTCCTTGTTTAATGAGGTAAAAAG CACTGTAGGAATCCCGCTGAAGCCAGTTATGGCTCTCAGACAAAGCCAGGGTTCCGGGGAAGTTCCTGATCATACACAATGTGTCTCATCTCTACCAGAGCAGACAGCTAAACACTTCAGAGACGGAGGGGATCCTGAAGAACATCATAGTAGTAACACAGAAAGCCAGTCAAGCACACCAGTCCCAGCTAGCTTTTGTCCCATTGATGGCTCTGTCTCAGGGGAAGATTTCGATCATAGGGATAGCTTTATCCATCATGACAGCATGGAGGAAGACTCACTGTCTGAATATGATAATGTGGGctcagaggaggaagaagagcaTGACtatgaggaagatgaggaacTGCGTACAGATGCAGATGGGATGACTTACTATGTTCACTGTTGCCCTGAAGATGAAAGCTATTTGGAAGGAATAGACTGTCACGTGGGTACTGAAAGTAATAATAGACCAAGTACTTCCAGAGAACCAGATACTCAAGGAAATTCAGGAGATACCTGGGAATTCTCTGAGGGGTTTTATGAAGTGATCCAGCAAGGTACAGAGGAGCTAGTCCACAAATGTCCCGAGCCTATTACAAAGTCTACTTTCATTCAGGCTCCCATGgctgaggatgaagaagacgaagaagaagacgCAGATGATGTAGACGAAGAAgacaacgatgatgatgatgatgcagtgGAGGAAGATGAAACATATTTTGATTATGAACAAGAGAAGGCAGGAGGAAATCAGGATGAAAATGTCTATAAAGGACAATGTGATTTAGAGGAGGACAGTAAAAATCCAATCCAGGGTTCAAATTACAGTAACGGACTGATTAGAGCAGAAGCGGACTTAAGTAGAGATTACAGAGTGGATAAAAGCATCCCAGAGAAGTGTAAGGGTGATGCTCAGAGGTCATTAACTGGTCACAGAGAAAGTAATAAAAAGAGCAATAGTGAAGTTAAAGTTGATTATTCAGGAAACGAATTGGGCAGGGTAGATAAAACCTCAAAACCAGGGTCGATATTCAGAGGGCATCAGATTTGTAAGGAGGACAGAGGCAGCAGAAACTGCAGGCTTAATGCTATGACCAAACCTGAAGACACTGAGAATAGAGATTTTAAAAAGAGACATTCGTACAGAGATGATGGacgagaagaaagagaagacagGTGTTCACATGTGGGGAGTAACAGTCCTGAAGGTAGTATAGGCAAGGGACATGGATGTCCTCATAGCTATAGAGCAAAGAGCAGAAGGGATAGGGAATGGTCAGTGGACACAGACAAGGATATGAATCAGATTGTAAatgaagtaaaaacaaaaatgaacgTAGGACCTCAGAGCACGGGGACAGATAGGAGTATAGCTAAGAAGTCATGTGATGACAAAAGGATTTCAGAAAATTCACAAGTATCACTGCAGAAAAACCAGACCAGTCCCCGTAAAGAAGACAACAAAGGCCAG GCAACTCAAAGCAGCCCACAGCACTGCACAGTGAATCCACAGTCTGAAACGAACACGTCGGCAAGCAACCATAATCAG CAAGGAAAGAGAAATCACTCTTTCCCAAGCTTTGTGGATG TCCCAGGCCCATGTGAACCGGAGGACCTCATCGACGGGATCATCTTTGCCGCTAACTACCTCGGGTCCACTCAACTTTTCTCAGACAGAAACCCGTCCAAGAGTGTACGAATGATGCAAGCTCAGGAAGCTGTGGACAAAGTAAAG tgtgtggaTAAAGAGAGCCAGAGCCCGATTGAGGTTGACCTCTTCATTTCAACAAAGGCCATCAAAGTGCTCAATGCTGACACGCAG GAAACAATGGTAGACGACGCTCTTCGGACCATCTCCTACATAGCAGACATTGGAAGCGTGGTTGTCTTGATGGCTCGCAGGCGAGTGTCGCAGTCTGCTGCACTCGACTGTAATGAAACCAGCCTGAACTCTGCAGAGGGCAGGAAGCAGTACCGAATGATCTGTTACGTCTTTGAGTCTGAGGAT GCCCAGCTCATTGCACAGTCCATTGGGCAGGCGTTTAGCATGGCCTACCAAGAATTTCTGAGAGCAAATGGGATCAACCCTAAGGATCTCAGCCAGAAAGACTACAGTGATATTCTTAATTCACAAGAGATGTACAACGATGATCTCATCCACTTTTCAAACTCTGAGAACTGTAAAGAG CTGCACCTGGAAAAGCAGAAAGGAGAGATTCTTGGGGTTGTGATAGTGGAGTCTGGCTGGGGGTCTATCCTACCCACAGTTATCTTGGCTTGCATGCTGAACAGTGGGCCAGCTGCACGTTCAGGGAAGCTCAACGTGGGCGATCAGATAATGGCTGTCAATGACACGAGTCTGGTGGGCTTGCCGCTAGCCACATGCCAGGGCATCATCAAg GGCTTGAAGAATCAGTTACAGGTAAAGCTGAGTGTAGTAAGCTGTCCTCCTGTGACCATGGTGCTAATAAAGAGACCAGATCTGCAGTACCCTTTAGGCTTCAGTGTACAGAATGGCATA ATCTGCAGCCTGATGCGAGGTGGAATTGCAGAACGAGGAGGAGTGCGCGTGGGTCATagaataattgaaataaatggACAGAGTGTAGTTGCCATGGCACATGAGAAAATTGTCCATGCCCTATCGGTGTCTGTCGGAGAG ATTCATATGAAAACGATGCCAGCTGTGATGTTCAGACTGCTAACTGGACAGGAAACGCCAATGTACATCTAA
- the apba2a gene encoding amyloid-beta A4 precursor protein-binding family A member 2 isoform X2, translated as MSTVGIPLKPVMALRQSQGSGEVPDHTQCVSSLPEQTAKHFRDGGDPEEHHSSNTESQSSTPVPASFCPIDGSVSGEDFDHRDSFIHHDSMEEDSLSEYDNVGSEEEEEHDYEEDEELRTDADGMTYYVHCCPEDESYLEGIDCHVGTESNNRPSTSREPDTQGNSGDTWEFSEGFYEVIQQGTEELVHKCPEPITKSTFIQAPMAEDEEDEEEDADDVDEEDNDDDDDAVEEDETYFDYEQEKAGGNQDENVYKGQCDLEEDSKNPIQGSNYSNGLIRAEADLSRDYRVDKSIPEKCKGDAQRSLTGHRESNKKSNSEVKVDYSGNELGRVDKTSKPGSIFRGHQICKEDRGSRNCRLNAMTKPEDTENRDFKKRHSYRDDGREEREDRCSHVGSNSPEGSIGKGHGCPHSYRAKSRRDREWSVDTDKDMNQIVNEVKTKMNVGPQSTGTDRSIAKKSCDDKRISENSQVSLQKNQTSPRKEDNKGQATQSSPQHCTVNPQSETNTSASNHNQQGKRNHSFPSFVDVPGPCEPEDLIDGIIFAANYLGSTQLFSDRNPSKSVRMMQAQEAVDKVKCVDKESQSPIEVDLFISTKAIKVLNADTQETMVDDALRTISYIADIGSVVVLMARRRVSQSAALDCNETSLNSAEGRKQYRMICYVFESEDAQLIAQSIGQAFSMAYQEFLRANGINPKDLSQKDYSDILNSQEMYNDDLIHFSNSENCKELHLEKQKGEILGVVIVESGWGSILPTVILACMLNSGPAARSGKLNVGDQIMAVNDTSLVGLPLATCQGIIKGLKNQLQVKLSVVSCPPVTMVLIKRPDLQYPLGFSVQNGIICSLMRGGIAERGGVRVGHRIIEINGQSVVAMAHEKIVHALSVSVGEIHMKTMPAVMFRLLTGQETPMYI; from the exons ATGAG CACTGTAGGAATCCCGCTGAAGCCAGTTATGGCTCTCAGACAAAGCCAGGGTTCCGGGGAAGTTCCTGATCATACACAATGTGTCTCATCTCTACCAGAGCAGACAGCTAAACACTTCAGAGACGGAGGGGATCCTGAAGAACATCATAGTAGTAACACAGAAAGCCAGTCAAGCACACCAGTCCCAGCTAGCTTTTGTCCCATTGATGGCTCTGTCTCAGGGGAAGATTTCGATCATAGGGATAGCTTTATCCATCATGACAGCATGGAGGAAGACTCACTGTCTGAATATGATAATGTGGGctcagaggaggaagaagagcaTGACtatgaggaagatgaggaacTGCGTACAGATGCAGATGGGATGACTTACTATGTTCACTGTTGCCCTGAAGATGAAAGCTATTTGGAAGGAATAGACTGTCACGTGGGTACTGAAAGTAATAATAGACCAAGTACTTCCAGAGAACCAGATACTCAAGGAAATTCAGGAGATACCTGGGAATTCTCTGAGGGGTTTTATGAAGTGATCCAGCAAGGTACAGAGGAGCTAGTCCACAAATGTCCCGAGCCTATTACAAAGTCTACTTTCATTCAGGCTCCCATGgctgaggatgaagaagacgaagaagaagacgCAGATGATGTAGACGAAGAAgacaacgatgatgatgatgatgcagtgGAGGAAGATGAAACATATTTTGATTATGAACAAGAGAAGGCAGGAGGAAATCAGGATGAAAATGTCTATAAAGGACAATGTGATTTAGAGGAGGACAGTAAAAATCCAATCCAGGGTTCAAATTACAGTAACGGACTGATTAGAGCAGAAGCGGACTTAAGTAGAGATTACAGAGTGGATAAAAGCATCCCAGAGAAGTGTAAGGGTGATGCTCAGAGGTCATTAACTGGTCACAGAGAAAGTAATAAAAAGAGCAATAGTGAAGTTAAAGTTGATTATTCAGGAAACGAATTGGGCAGGGTAGATAAAACCTCAAAACCAGGGTCGATATTCAGAGGGCATCAGATTTGTAAGGAGGACAGAGGCAGCAGAAACTGCAGGCTTAATGCTATGACCAAACCTGAAGACACTGAGAATAGAGATTTTAAAAAGAGACATTCGTACAGAGATGATGGacgagaagaaagagaagacagGTGTTCACATGTGGGGAGTAACAGTCCTGAAGGTAGTATAGGCAAGGGACATGGATGTCCTCATAGCTATAGAGCAAAGAGCAGAAGGGATAGGGAATGGTCAGTGGACACAGACAAGGATATGAATCAGATTGTAAatgaagtaaaaacaaaaatgaacgTAGGACCTCAGAGCACGGGGACAGATAGGAGTATAGCTAAGAAGTCATGTGATGACAAAAGGATTTCAGAAAATTCACAAGTATCACTGCAGAAAAACCAGACCAGTCCCCGTAAAGAAGACAACAAAGGCCAG GCAACTCAAAGCAGCCCACAGCACTGCACAGTGAATCCACAGTCTGAAACGAACACGTCGGCAAGCAACCATAATCAG CAAGGAAAGAGAAATCACTCTTTCCCAAGCTTTGTGGATG TCCCAGGCCCATGTGAACCGGAGGACCTCATCGACGGGATCATCTTTGCCGCTAACTACCTCGGGTCCACTCAACTTTTCTCAGACAGAAACCCGTCCAAGAGTGTACGAATGATGCAAGCTCAGGAAGCTGTGGACAAAGTAAAG tgtgtggaTAAAGAGAGCCAGAGCCCGATTGAGGTTGACCTCTTCATTTCAACAAAGGCCATCAAAGTGCTCAATGCTGACACGCAG GAAACAATGGTAGACGACGCTCTTCGGACCATCTCCTACATAGCAGACATTGGAAGCGTGGTTGTCTTGATGGCTCGCAGGCGAGTGTCGCAGTCTGCTGCACTCGACTGTAATGAAACCAGCCTGAACTCTGCAGAGGGCAGGAAGCAGTACCGAATGATCTGTTACGTCTTTGAGTCTGAGGAT GCCCAGCTCATTGCACAGTCCATTGGGCAGGCGTTTAGCATGGCCTACCAAGAATTTCTGAGAGCAAATGGGATCAACCCTAAGGATCTCAGCCAGAAAGACTACAGTGATATTCTTAATTCACAAGAGATGTACAACGATGATCTCATCCACTTTTCAAACTCTGAGAACTGTAAAGAG CTGCACCTGGAAAAGCAGAAAGGAGAGATTCTTGGGGTTGTGATAGTGGAGTCTGGCTGGGGGTCTATCCTACCCACAGTTATCTTGGCTTGCATGCTGAACAGTGGGCCAGCTGCACGTTCAGGGAAGCTCAACGTGGGCGATCAGATAATGGCTGTCAATGACACGAGTCTGGTGGGCTTGCCGCTAGCCACATGCCAGGGCATCATCAAg GGCTTGAAGAATCAGTTACAGGTAAAGCTGAGTGTAGTAAGCTGTCCTCCTGTGACCATGGTGCTAATAAAGAGACCAGATCTGCAGTACCCTTTAGGCTTCAGTGTACAGAATGGCATA ATCTGCAGCCTGATGCGAGGTGGAATTGCAGAACGAGGAGGAGTGCGCGTGGGTCATagaataattgaaataaatggACAGAGTGTAGTTGCCATGGCACATGAGAAAATTGTCCATGCCCTATCGGTGTCTGTCGGAGAG ATTCATATGAAAACGATGCCAGCTGTGATGTTCAGACTGCTAACTGGACAGGAAACGCCAATGTACATCTAA
- the apba2a gene encoding amyloid-beta A4 precursor protein-binding family A member 2 isoform X3, which translates to MALRQSQGSGEVPDHTQCVSSLPEQTAKHFRDGGDPEEHHSSNTESQSSTPVPASFCPIDGSVSGEDFDHRDSFIHHDSMEEDSLSEYDNVGSEEEEEHDYEEDEELRTDADGMTYYVHCCPEDESYLEGIDCHVGTESNNRPSTSREPDTQGNSGDTWEFSEGFYEVIQQGTEELVHKCPEPITKSTFIQAPMAEDEEDEEEDADDVDEEDNDDDDDAVEEDETYFDYEQEKAGGNQDENVYKGQCDLEEDSKNPIQGSNYSNGLIRAEADLSRDYRVDKSIPEKCKGDAQRSLTGHRESNKKSNSEVKVDYSGNELGRVDKTSKPGSIFRGHQICKEDRGSRNCRLNAMTKPEDTENRDFKKRHSYRDDGREEREDRCSHVGSNSPEGSIGKGHGCPHSYRAKSRRDREWSVDTDKDMNQIVNEVKTKMNVGPQSTGTDRSIAKKSCDDKRISENSQVSLQKNQTSPRKEDNKGQATQSSPQHCTVNPQSETNTSASNHNQQGKRNHSFPSFVDVPGPCEPEDLIDGIIFAANYLGSTQLFSDRNPSKSVRMMQAQEAVDKVKCVDKESQSPIEVDLFISTKAIKVLNADTQETMVDDALRTISYIADIGSVVVLMARRRVSQSAALDCNETSLNSAEGRKQYRMICYVFESEDAQLIAQSIGQAFSMAYQEFLRANGINPKDLSQKDYSDILNSQEMYNDDLIHFSNSENCKELHLEKQKGEILGVVIVESGWGSILPTVILACMLNSGPAARSGKLNVGDQIMAVNDTSLVGLPLATCQGIIKGLKNQLQVKLSVVSCPPVTMVLIKRPDLQYPLGFSVQNGIICSLMRGGIAERGGVRVGHRIIEINGQSVVAMAHEKIVHALSVSVGEIHMKTMPAVMFRLLTGQETPMYI; encoded by the exons ATGGCTCTCAGACAAAGCCAGGGTTCCGGGGAAGTTCCTGATCATACACAATGTGTCTCATCTCTACCAGAGCAGACAGCTAAACACTTCAGAGACGGAGGGGATCCTGAAGAACATCATAGTAGTAACACAGAAAGCCAGTCAAGCACACCAGTCCCAGCTAGCTTTTGTCCCATTGATGGCTCTGTCTCAGGGGAAGATTTCGATCATAGGGATAGCTTTATCCATCATGACAGCATGGAGGAAGACTCACTGTCTGAATATGATAATGTGGGctcagaggaggaagaagagcaTGACtatgaggaagatgaggaacTGCGTACAGATGCAGATGGGATGACTTACTATGTTCACTGTTGCCCTGAAGATGAAAGCTATTTGGAAGGAATAGACTGTCACGTGGGTACTGAAAGTAATAATAGACCAAGTACTTCCAGAGAACCAGATACTCAAGGAAATTCAGGAGATACCTGGGAATTCTCTGAGGGGTTTTATGAAGTGATCCAGCAAGGTACAGAGGAGCTAGTCCACAAATGTCCCGAGCCTATTACAAAGTCTACTTTCATTCAGGCTCCCATGgctgaggatgaagaagacgaagaagaagacgCAGATGATGTAGACGAAGAAgacaacgatgatgatgatgatgcagtgGAGGAAGATGAAACATATTTTGATTATGAACAAGAGAAGGCAGGAGGAAATCAGGATGAAAATGTCTATAAAGGACAATGTGATTTAGAGGAGGACAGTAAAAATCCAATCCAGGGTTCAAATTACAGTAACGGACTGATTAGAGCAGAAGCGGACTTAAGTAGAGATTACAGAGTGGATAAAAGCATCCCAGAGAAGTGTAAGGGTGATGCTCAGAGGTCATTAACTGGTCACAGAGAAAGTAATAAAAAGAGCAATAGTGAAGTTAAAGTTGATTATTCAGGAAACGAATTGGGCAGGGTAGATAAAACCTCAAAACCAGGGTCGATATTCAGAGGGCATCAGATTTGTAAGGAGGACAGAGGCAGCAGAAACTGCAGGCTTAATGCTATGACCAAACCTGAAGACACTGAGAATAGAGATTTTAAAAAGAGACATTCGTACAGAGATGATGGacgagaagaaagagaagacagGTGTTCACATGTGGGGAGTAACAGTCCTGAAGGTAGTATAGGCAAGGGACATGGATGTCCTCATAGCTATAGAGCAAAGAGCAGAAGGGATAGGGAATGGTCAGTGGACACAGACAAGGATATGAATCAGATTGTAAatgaagtaaaaacaaaaatgaacgTAGGACCTCAGAGCACGGGGACAGATAGGAGTATAGCTAAGAAGTCATGTGATGACAAAAGGATTTCAGAAAATTCACAAGTATCACTGCAGAAAAACCAGACCAGTCCCCGTAAAGAAGACAACAAAGGCCAG GCAACTCAAAGCAGCCCACAGCACTGCACAGTGAATCCACAGTCTGAAACGAACACGTCGGCAAGCAACCATAATCAG CAAGGAAAGAGAAATCACTCTTTCCCAAGCTTTGTGGATG TCCCAGGCCCATGTGAACCGGAGGACCTCATCGACGGGATCATCTTTGCCGCTAACTACCTCGGGTCCACTCAACTTTTCTCAGACAGAAACCCGTCCAAGAGTGTACGAATGATGCAAGCTCAGGAAGCTGTGGACAAAGTAAAG tgtgtggaTAAAGAGAGCCAGAGCCCGATTGAGGTTGACCTCTTCATTTCAACAAAGGCCATCAAAGTGCTCAATGCTGACACGCAG GAAACAATGGTAGACGACGCTCTTCGGACCATCTCCTACATAGCAGACATTGGAAGCGTGGTTGTCTTGATGGCTCGCAGGCGAGTGTCGCAGTCTGCTGCACTCGACTGTAATGAAACCAGCCTGAACTCTGCAGAGGGCAGGAAGCAGTACCGAATGATCTGTTACGTCTTTGAGTCTGAGGAT GCCCAGCTCATTGCACAGTCCATTGGGCAGGCGTTTAGCATGGCCTACCAAGAATTTCTGAGAGCAAATGGGATCAACCCTAAGGATCTCAGCCAGAAAGACTACAGTGATATTCTTAATTCACAAGAGATGTACAACGATGATCTCATCCACTTTTCAAACTCTGAGAACTGTAAAGAG CTGCACCTGGAAAAGCAGAAAGGAGAGATTCTTGGGGTTGTGATAGTGGAGTCTGGCTGGGGGTCTATCCTACCCACAGTTATCTTGGCTTGCATGCTGAACAGTGGGCCAGCTGCACGTTCAGGGAAGCTCAACGTGGGCGATCAGATAATGGCTGTCAATGACACGAGTCTGGTGGGCTTGCCGCTAGCCACATGCCAGGGCATCATCAAg GGCTTGAAGAATCAGTTACAGGTAAAGCTGAGTGTAGTAAGCTGTCCTCCTGTGACCATGGTGCTAATAAAGAGACCAGATCTGCAGTACCCTTTAGGCTTCAGTGTACAGAATGGCATA ATCTGCAGCCTGATGCGAGGTGGAATTGCAGAACGAGGAGGAGTGCGCGTGGGTCATagaataattgaaataaatggACAGAGTGTAGTTGCCATGGCACATGAGAAAATTGTCCATGCCCTATCGGTGTCTGTCGGAGAG ATTCATATGAAAACGATGCCAGCTGTGATGTTCAGACTGCTAACTGGACAGGAAACGCCAATGTACATCTAA
- the duox2 gene encoding dual oxidase maturation factor 2 isoform X1, with amino-acid sequence MQMKSDIKDAHRLGKTIPPGLRLSCTLCAHFALFLVLTALAHGFGEKMTFYDDIYPFYPLQRTSFIFSGSLFAVILVFLTLLVTLLLIVPGIRGRSRILWTFRIILSLFVGVVIVALNFTCDWAEGWLKANTTYKSFSNAVVNAEVGLHVGLYGINITLRGDPVVQFNETIDYNEMFTWSGVRGDDYYYALEKGLPNPILYIAEKFTLDSPCSLIYQYQYSGRYASATLWTAFCCWIVANILFSMPVILYGGFMMVATAAFIFFSLASFSTIYNIPQCSFSIGTESFEPVYSHSFWLAIATGLLCAAIGFVVILLDCLIPEKMREAFSVGVDEDDDNDMYSISEGYINTSFLDGVSLEGVSVKRMNQEPQQISSLTVSLHALMKYLYHCNQYKPFMIPENLYMFPQKL; translated from the exons ATGCAAATGAAGTCGGATATAAAAGATGCACACCGCCTGGGAAAGACAATTCCCCCTGGACTGCGACTATCCTGCACGCTTTGTGCACACTTTGCGTTGTTTCTTGTTCTTACAG CTTTAGCGCACGGATTTGGAGAGAAGATGACTTTCTACGATGACATTTACCCATTCTATCCGCTACAAAGAACCTCGTTCATTTTCAGCGGCAGCCTTTTCGCTGTCATCCTGGTTTTCTTGACTCTGCTTGTCACCTTGCTCCTCATTGTGCCCGGGATACGTGGCCGATCG AGGATTCTTTGGACATTCAGGATAATTCTAAGCTTATTTGTAGGAGTGGTTATAGTTG CTTTAAACTTTACCTGTGACTGGGCTGAAGGGTGGTTGAAGGCCAACACTACGTACAAATCCTTCAGTAATGCTGTGGTGAATGCTGAGGTGGGTCTGCATGTGGGCCTGTATGGAATTAACATCACACTCAGAG GAGATCCTGTGGTACAGTTCAACGAGACTATAGACTACAATGAAATGTTCACATGGTCTGGTGTCAGAGGTGATGATTATTACTATGCCCTGGAAAAAGGTCTTCCCAACCCCATCCTGTACATTGCTGAGAAGTTCACCCTCGACAGCCCCTGCAGTCTCATCTATCAGTACCAGTACTCGGGCAGATACGCTTCGGCCACCTTGTG GACAGCTTTTTGCTGCTGGATAGTGGCCAACATCCTCTTCTCAATGCCAGTCATCCTCTACGGCGGCTTCATGATGGTTGCTACAGCAGCTTTTATCTTCTTCTCCTTGGCCTCCTTTTCCACAATATACAACATCCCACAGTGCAGCTTCTCTATAGGCACGGAATCCTTTGAACCTGTATATAGCCATTCCTTTTGGTTAGCCATCGCCACTG GTTTATTGTGTGCAGCGATTGGTTTTGTAGTTATTCTGTTGGATTGCCTGATTCCAGAGAAGATGAGGGAAGCTTTCAGTGTCGGGgtggatgaggatgatgataatgacaTGTACTCAATATCAGAAGGCTACATCAACACCAGCTTCTTAGATGGAGTGAGTTTAGAAGGCGTGAGTGTAAAAAGAATGAACCAGGAACCACAGCAGATCTCCTCTTTAACTGTAAGTCTACATGCCCTTATGAAATATCTTTATCACTGTAACCAATATAAACCTTTTATGATTCCTGAAAATCTTTACATGTTTCCACAGAAGCTTTAA
- the duox2 gene encoding dual oxidase maturation factor 2 isoform X2 gives MQMKSDIKDAHRLGKTIPPGLRLSCTLCAHFALFLVLTALAHGFGEKMTFYDDIYPFYPLQRTSFIFSGSLFAVILVFLTLLVTLLLIVPGIRGRSRILWTFRIILSLFVGVVIVALNFTCDWAEGWLKANTTYKSFSNAVVNAEVGLHVGLYGINITLRGDPVVQFNETIDYNEMFTWSGVRGDDYYYALEKGLPNPILYIAEKFTLDSPCSLIYQYQYSGRYASATLWTAFCCWIVANILFSMPVILYGGFMMVATAAFIFFSLASFSTIYNIPQCSFSIGTESFEPVYSHSFWLAIATGLLCAAIGFVVILLDCLIPEKMREAFSVGVDEDDDNDMYSISEGYINTSFLDGVSLEGVSVKRMNQEPQQISSLTKL, from the exons ATGCAAATGAAGTCGGATATAAAAGATGCACACCGCCTGGGAAAGACAATTCCCCCTGGACTGCGACTATCCTGCACGCTTTGTGCACACTTTGCGTTGTTTCTTGTTCTTACAG CTTTAGCGCACGGATTTGGAGAGAAGATGACTTTCTACGATGACATTTACCCATTCTATCCGCTACAAAGAACCTCGTTCATTTTCAGCGGCAGCCTTTTCGCTGTCATCCTGGTTTTCTTGACTCTGCTTGTCACCTTGCTCCTCATTGTGCCCGGGATACGTGGCCGATCG AGGATTCTTTGGACATTCAGGATAATTCTAAGCTTATTTGTAGGAGTGGTTATAGTTG CTTTAAACTTTACCTGTGACTGGGCTGAAGGGTGGTTGAAGGCCAACACTACGTACAAATCCTTCAGTAATGCTGTGGTGAATGCTGAGGTGGGTCTGCATGTGGGCCTGTATGGAATTAACATCACACTCAGAG GAGATCCTGTGGTACAGTTCAACGAGACTATAGACTACAATGAAATGTTCACATGGTCTGGTGTCAGAGGTGATGATTATTACTATGCCCTGGAAAAAGGTCTTCCCAACCCCATCCTGTACATTGCTGAGAAGTTCACCCTCGACAGCCCCTGCAGTCTCATCTATCAGTACCAGTACTCGGGCAGATACGCTTCGGCCACCTTGTG GACAGCTTTTTGCTGCTGGATAGTGGCCAACATCCTCTTCTCAATGCCAGTCATCCTCTACGGCGGCTTCATGATGGTTGCTACAGCAGCTTTTATCTTCTTCTCCTTGGCCTCCTTTTCCACAATATACAACATCCCACAGTGCAGCTTCTCTATAGGCACGGAATCCTTTGAACCTGTATATAGCCATTCCTTTTGGTTAGCCATCGCCACTG GTTTATTGTGTGCAGCGATTGGTTTTGTAGTTATTCTGTTGGATTGCCTGATTCCAGAGAAGATGAGGGAAGCTTTCAGTGTCGGGgtggatgaggatgatgataatgacaTGTACTCAATATCAGAAGGCTACATCAACACCAGCTTCTTAGATGGAGTGAGTTTAGAAGGCGTGAGTGTAAAAAGAATGAACCAGGAACCACAGCAGATCTCCTCTTTAACT AAGCTTTAA